A window from Hemicordylus capensis ecotype Gifberg chromosome 2, rHemCap1.1.pri, whole genome shotgun sequence encodes these proteins:
- the NPTX1 gene encoding neuronal pentraxin-1, with protein sequence MVLKVSPGFRGSASVGNFAPAMFAGVRCSLVLASFLFLRGCAQNFGQTRFICTSVPVDMDMCTSSMQSGGSTEDLKTTVLQLRETVLQQKETIMNQKETIRELTTKLGRCESQSLLETVPNESKTGGGSNRKQTGSSKNTMGDLSRTPAAETLSQLGQTLQSLKTRLETLEQFSRMNSSSQTNSLKDILQNNIDDLEKQVLSRINSLEEGKYNPKNESEERGKIESTLTSLHQRISDLEKGQKDNRPTDKFQLTFPLRTNYMYAKVKKSLPEMYAFTICMWIKSNASPGVGTPFSYAVPGQANELVLIEWGNNPMEILINDKVAKLPFVINDGKWHHICITWTTRDGVWEAYQDGTQRGNGENLAPYHPIKPQGVLVLGQEQDTLGGGFDATQAFVGELAHFNIWDRKLTPGEIYNLATCSTKALSGSVIAWSETNIDIYGGATKWTFEACRQIN encoded by the exons ATGGTGCTGAAAGTAAGCCCAGGGTTTCGGGGCTCCGCGTCTGTTGGAAACTTTGCCCCAGCCATGTTTGCAGGAGTTCGGTGCAGCCTCGTGTTGGCTTCTTTTTTATTCCTGAGAGGATGCGCCCAGAATTTCGGGCAGACTCGGTTTATCTGCACCTCGGTGCCGGTGGATATGGACATGTGCACTTCTTCCATGCAGAGCGGCGGCAGCACAGAGGACCTGAAGACCACCGTGTTACAGCTCCGGGAAACGGTGCTTCAGCAAAAGGAGACCATCATGAACCAAAAGGAAACCATTAGGGAACTGACCACTAAGCTGGGCAGATGTGAGAGCCAGAGCTTGCTGGAGACAGTCCCCAACGAATCCAAAACGGGTGGGGGCTCCAACAGAAAGCAGACCGGCTCTTCCAAAAACACCATGGGAGATCTCTCCCGGACTCCAGCTGCCGAGACCTTGAGCCAACTTGGACAAACTTTGCAGTCACTTAAAACAAGGCTAGAAACCCTGGAG CAATTCAGTAGGATGAATTCTTCGAGCCAGACCAATTCCCTGAAGGATATACTTCAGAATAACATTGATGACTTGGAGAAGCAAGTGTTGTCCCGAATTAACAGCTTGGAAGAAGGAAAGTACAATCCCAAGAATGAGTCTGAAGAAAGAGGGAAAATAGAAAGCACTTTAACTTCCCTTCACCAAAGGATCAGTGACCTAGAGAAAG GTCAGAAGGACAACAGGCCAACAGACAAGTTTCAGCTGACTTTCCCCTTGAGAACTAACTACATGTATGCCAAGGTGAAGAAAAGCCTGCCAGAGATGTATGCCTTTACCATTTGCATGTGGATAAAATCCAACGCCTCACCAGGTGTAGGTACACCCTTCTCCTATGCAGTACCTGGACAAGCCAATGAACTGGTGCTTATTGAGTGGGGCAACAATCCGATGGAGATTCTTATCAACGACAAG GTAGCAAAGCTCCCATTTGTCATTAATGATGGAAAATGGCACCACATCTGCATCACATGGACAACCCGGGATGGTGTCTGGGAGGCTTATCAGGATGGCACACAACGAGGCAATGGAGAAAACTTGGCCCCTTATCATCCTATCAAACCACAAGGGGTCCTTGTCCTAGGACAGGAACAG gaTACCCTTGGCGGTGGATTTGATGCCACCCAGGCATTCGTGGGGGAATTGGCTCATTTCAACATCTGGGACCGAAAACTCACCCCAGGAGAGATTTACAACCTGGCCACTTGCAGCACCAAAGCCCTGTCAGGTAGTGTCATAGCCTGGTCTGAGACCAACATTGATATTTATGGTGGAGCCACCAAATGGACATTTGAAGCTTGTCGTCAGATCAACTAA